In Euphorbia lathyris chromosome 10, ddEupLath1.1, whole genome shotgun sequence, a single genomic region encodes these proteins:
- the LOC136208507 gene encoding transcription factor TGA2.3-like isoform X3, protein MFNQLKSSSQSLGVDFQFGKSLAPSDINLSAAIVGNQNLQQSNPVSMIGSHRENWGETNAGDGSSRTDTSTDDTDDKNNQFERGQSTAVMASDSSDKSKEKAGDQKTLRRLAQNREAARKSRLRKKAYVQQLESSRLKLTTLEQELQRARQQGIFISSSGDQSHSMSGNGALAFDVEYARWLEEHNRQINELRAAVNSHAGDTELRSIVENVIAHFNEIYRLKGIAAKADVFHILSGMWKTPAERCFMWIGGFRSSELLKLLVNQLEPLTEQQLMGIYNLQQSSQQAEDALSQGMEALQQSLAETLANGTPGASGPSGNVANYMGQMAMAMGKLGTLDGFLRQADNLRQQTLEQLHRILTTRQSARALLAINDYFSRLRALSSLWLARPKE, encoded by the exons ATGTTTAATCAATTAAAGTCAAGTAGCCAATCACTGGGTGTTGATTTCCAATTTGGCAAG TCACTTGCACCAtcagatataaatctgtctgcTGCTATTGTGGGTAACCAAAATTTACAACAATCAAATCCAGTCTCTATGATTGGTAGCCATCGCGAGAATTGGGGAGAGACCAACGCCGGGGATGGAAGCTCTAGAACGGACACCTCAACTGATGACACAGATGACAAAAACAATCAG TTTGAAAGAGGACAATCCACCGCAGTTATGGCATCGGATTCTAGTGACAAATCAAAGGAGAAGGCAGGGGATCAAAAG ACACTACGCAGACTTGCTCAAAATCGTGAAGCTGCCAGAAAGAGCCGGTTAAGGAAAAAA GCATATGTACAACAACTGGAGAGCAGTAGGCTGAAGCTAACTACACTTGAGCAAGAGCTTCAAAGAGCTCGCCAACAG ggaatttttatttcaagCTCAGGAGATCAATCCCATTCAATGAGTGGGAATG GTGCGTTGGCATTTGATGTAGAGTACGCACGGTGGCTAGAAGAACATAACAGGCAGATAAATGAGTTGAGAGCTGCAGTCAATTCACATGCCGGGGACACTGAACTTCGTTCCATTGTTGAAAATGTGATAGCACACTTCAATGAGATTTACAGGCTGAAGGGCATTGCAGCCAAAGCTGATGTTTTCCACATCTTGTCAGGAATGTGGAAGACACCAGCAGAGAGGTGTTTTATGTGGATTGGTGGCTTCCGTTCATCTGAGCTCCTGAAG CTTCTTGTGAATCAATTGGAACCTCTAACAGAGCAACAGCTTATGGGCATCTACAACTTACAGCAATCATCCCAGCAGGCTGAAGATGCTCTATCACAAGGAATGGAAGCCTTGCAACAATCTCTGGCTGAGACACTGGCCAATGGCACCCCTGGTGCATCAGGTCCTTCTGGAAACGTGGCAAACTATATGGGACAGATGGCCATGGCCATGGGAAAGCTAGGAACACTAGATGGTTTCCTTCGTCAG GCCGATAATCTGAGGCAGCAAACACTTGAACAACTGCACCGTATATTAACAACCCGGCAGTCAGCCCGTGCTCTTCTGGCAATAAATGATTATTTTTCTCGGCTTCGAGCCCTTAGCTCTCTATGGTTGGCCCGGCCGAAAGAGTAA
- the LOC136208507 gene encoding transcription factor TGA2.3-like isoform X1 — MGTRPLSVGAQNDNNAVTGMPSLVPPIPTSNPMGTEGNNIRSSRISDFGTLEQSLGFRVDDAVDLSRNSMFNQLKSSSQSLGVDFQFGKSLAPSDINLSAAIVGNQNLQQSNPVSMIGSHRENWGETNAGDGSSRTDTSTDDTDDKNNQFERGQSTAVMASDSSDKSKEKAGDQKTLRRLAQNREAARKSRLRKKAYVQQLESSRLKLTTLEQELQRARQQGIFISSSGDQSHSMSGNGALAFDVEYARWLEEHNRQINELRAAVNSHAGDTELRSIVENVIAHFNEIYRLKGIAAKADVFHILSGMWKTPAERCFMWIGGFRSSELLKLLVNQLEPLTEQQLMGIYNLQQSSQQAEDALSQGMEALQQSLAETLANGTPGASGPSGNVANYMGQMAMAMGKLGTLDGFLRQADNLRQQTLEQLHRILTTRQSARALLAINDYFSRLRALSSLWLARPKE, encoded by the exons GGGCACAGAAGGAAATAATATTCGTTCTTCTcgaatttcagattttggaaCACTCGAACAATCTCTTGGATTTCGTGTAGATGATGCTGTTGATCTTAGCAGAA ATTCTATGTTTAATCAATTAAAGTCAAGTAGCCAATCACTGGGTGTTGATTTCCAATTTGGCAAG TCACTTGCACCAtcagatataaatctgtctgcTGCTATTGTGGGTAACCAAAATTTACAACAATCAAATCCAGTCTCTATGATTGGTAGCCATCGCGAGAATTGGGGAGAGACCAACGCCGGGGATGGAAGCTCTAGAACGGACACCTCAACTGATGACACAGATGACAAAAACAATCAG TTTGAAAGAGGACAATCCACCGCAGTTATGGCATCGGATTCTAGTGACAAATCAAAGGAGAAGGCAGGGGATCAAAAG ACACTACGCAGACTTGCTCAAAATCGTGAAGCTGCCAGAAAGAGCCGGTTAAGGAAAAAA GCATATGTACAACAACTGGAGAGCAGTAGGCTGAAGCTAACTACACTTGAGCAAGAGCTTCAAAGAGCTCGCCAACAG ggaatttttatttcaagCTCAGGAGATCAATCCCATTCAATGAGTGGGAATG GTGCGTTGGCATTTGATGTAGAGTACGCACGGTGGCTAGAAGAACATAACAGGCAGATAAATGAGTTGAGAGCTGCAGTCAATTCACATGCCGGGGACACTGAACTTCGTTCCATTGTTGAAAATGTGATAGCACACTTCAATGAGATTTACAGGCTGAAGGGCATTGCAGCCAAAGCTGATGTTTTCCACATCTTGTCAGGAATGTGGAAGACACCAGCAGAGAGGTGTTTTATGTGGATTGGTGGCTTCCGTTCATCTGAGCTCCTGAAG CTTCTTGTGAATCAATTGGAACCTCTAACAGAGCAACAGCTTATGGGCATCTACAACTTACAGCAATCATCCCAGCAGGCTGAAGATGCTCTATCACAAGGAATGGAAGCCTTGCAACAATCTCTGGCTGAGACACTGGCCAATGGCACCCCTGGTGCATCAGGTCCTTCTGGAAACGTGGCAAACTATATGGGACAGATGGCCATGGCCATGGGAAAGCTAGGAACACTAGATGGTTTCCTTCGTCAG GCCGATAATCTGAGGCAGCAAACACTTGAACAACTGCACCGTATATTAACAACCCGGCAGTCAGCCCGTGCTCTTCTGGCAATAAATGATTATTTTTCTCGGCTTCGAGCCCTTAGCTCTCTATGGTTGGCCCGGCCGAAAGAGTAA
- the LOC136208507 gene encoding transcription factor TGA2.3-like isoform X2 — protein MGTRPLSVGAQNDNNAVTGMPSLVPPIPTSNPMGTEGNNIRSSRISDFGTLEQSLGFRVDDAVDLSRNSMFNQLKSSSQSLGVDFQFGKSLAPSDINLSAAIVGNQNLQQSNPVSMIGSHRENWGETNAGDGSSRTDTSTDDTDDKNNQFERGQSTAVMASDSSDKSKEKAGDQKTLRRLAQNREAARKSRLRKKAYVQQLESSRLKLTTLEQELQRARQQGIFISSSGDQSHSMSGNGALAFDVEYARWLEEHNRQINELRAAVNSHAGDTELRSIVENVIAHFNEIYRLKGIAAKADVFHILSGMWKTPAERCFMWIGGFRSSELLKLLVNQLEPLTEQQLMGIYNLQQSSQQAEDALSQGMEALQQSLAETLANGTPGASGPSGNVANYMGQMAMAMGKLGTLDGFLRQAKEYIIIYVHRNMLYICMDKGVGAHVFI, from the exons GGGCACAGAAGGAAATAATATTCGTTCTTCTcgaatttcagattttggaaCACTCGAACAATCTCTTGGATTTCGTGTAGATGATGCTGTTGATCTTAGCAGAA ATTCTATGTTTAATCAATTAAAGTCAAGTAGCCAATCACTGGGTGTTGATTTCCAATTTGGCAAG TCACTTGCACCAtcagatataaatctgtctgcTGCTATTGTGGGTAACCAAAATTTACAACAATCAAATCCAGTCTCTATGATTGGTAGCCATCGCGAGAATTGGGGAGAGACCAACGCCGGGGATGGAAGCTCTAGAACGGACACCTCAACTGATGACACAGATGACAAAAACAATCAG TTTGAAAGAGGACAATCCACCGCAGTTATGGCATCGGATTCTAGTGACAAATCAAAGGAGAAGGCAGGGGATCAAAAG ACACTACGCAGACTTGCTCAAAATCGTGAAGCTGCCAGAAAGAGCCGGTTAAGGAAAAAA GCATATGTACAACAACTGGAGAGCAGTAGGCTGAAGCTAACTACACTTGAGCAAGAGCTTCAAAGAGCTCGCCAACAG ggaatttttatttcaagCTCAGGAGATCAATCCCATTCAATGAGTGGGAATG GTGCGTTGGCATTTGATGTAGAGTACGCACGGTGGCTAGAAGAACATAACAGGCAGATAAATGAGTTGAGAGCTGCAGTCAATTCACATGCCGGGGACACTGAACTTCGTTCCATTGTTGAAAATGTGATAGCACACTTCAATGAGATTTACAGGCTGAAGGGCATTGCAGCCAAAGCTGATGTTTTCCACATCTTGTCAGGAATGTGGAAGACACCAGCAGAGAGGTGTTTTATGTGGATTGGTGGCTTCCGTTCATCTGAGCTCCTGAAG CTTCTTGTGAATCAATTGGAACCTCTAACAGAGCAACAGCTTATGGGCATCTACAACTTACAGCAATCATCCCAGCAGGCTGAAGATGCTCTATCACAAGGAATGGAAGCCTTGCAACAATCTCTGGCTGAGACACTGGCCAATGGCACCCCTGGTGCATCAGGTCCTTCTGGAAACGTGGCAAACTATATGGGACAGATGGCCATGGCCATGGGAAAGCTAGGAACACTAGATGGTTTCCTTCGTCAG GctaaagaatatataattatttatgtgCATCGCAACATGCTCTACATATGCATGGACAAGGGAGTTGGAGCACATGTCTTCATATAA